The Henckelia pumila isolate YLH828 chromosome 2, ASM3356847v2, whole genome shotgun sequence genome includes a window with the following:
- the LOC140879440 gene encoding beta-glucosidase 13-like, translating to MLLFAFYLFCSVSLTFASNNNSYDLTNFSRSSFPPGFVFGVASSAYQYEGGAFEGGRGASIWDTFTHKFPDKISDGSNGDVANNLYHLYKDDAKLMKSIGLDAFRMSISWPRILPNGKLSGGVNKEGIAFYNNLIDELLANGITPFVTLFHWDLPQVLEDEYRGFLSPLVVDDFKDFAEICFKEFGDRVKNWITLNEPFSFANGGYDGGVVGNLAPSRCSPWANCQHGNSATEPYVVAHHLLLCHSEASNLYKQKYQPIQKGQIGATLVTHWIVPYSTSILDVKAAQRALDFMYGWFIHPLVYGEYPTIMREILGKRLPEFTDDQAAALKGSFDFLGLNYYTGNYAAHVPSSNGVNVSSSTDNMAHLSTDINGVPIGDPTGVSSFYVYPKGLRDLLIYTKEKYNNPTIYITENGMGDLNSGNLKVDIEDPQRIDFYNRHLRAVREAIEYGVNIKGYFAWSFLDNFEWNSGYTLRFGLCHVDYQNGLKRTLKSSALWLKNCLQNTKLHPSFYYKLLSKKVLQARFRTTTHIFDM from the exons ATGTTATTGTTTGCGTTTTATTTGTTTTGCTCAGTATCACTTACGTTTGCATCAAACAAtaattcctacgatttaaccaACTTCAGTCGCAGCAGCTTCCCGCCTGGTTTTGTATTCGGAGTTGCCTCTTCTGCTTACCAA TACGAAGGTGGTGCATTTGAAGGTGGACGAGGAGCGAGTATATGGGACACTTTCACCCATAAATTCCCAGACAAAATTTCCGATGGGAGTAATGGAGACGTCGCCAACAATTTGTATCATCTCTATAAG GACGATGCGAAGCTGATGAAGTCGATAGGACTCGATGCTTTCAGGATGTCTATTTCTTGGCCTCGGATATTACCAA ATGGGAAGTTGAGTGGGGGAGTGAACAAGGAGGGTATTGCTTTTTACAACAATCTCATCGATGAGCTGCTTGCAAATG GGATAACTCCATTCGTGACATTATTCCACTGGGATCTTCCTCAAGTACTAGAAGACGAGTATAGAGGGTTTTTGAGCCCACTCGTCGT AGatgattttaaagattttgcGGAGatttgcttcaaagagtttgggGACAGGGTGAAGAACTGGATAACACTGAACGAGCCTTTCTCATTCGCCAATGGTGGCTACGACGGCGGAGTAGTCGGAAACCTGGCACCGTCGAGGTGTTCTCCTTGGGCCAATTGCCAACATGGGAACTCGGCCACCGAGCCTTATGTTGTGGCTCACCATCTTCTTCTTTGCCATTCAGAAGCTTCTAATCTATACAAACAAAAATACCAG CCAATTCAGAAAGGGCAAATTGGGGCGACTCTCGTGACACATTGGATTGTGCCCTACTCCACTAGCATACTCGATGTTAAAGCTGCGCAACGAGCTCTTGATTTTATGTATGGATG GTTTATACATCCTTTGGTTTACGGCGAATATCCAACGATTATGCGAGAAATTTTAGGAAAGAGACTGCCGGAATTCACCGACGACCAAGCGGCGGCGCTGAAAGGGTCTTTCGACTTCTTAGGATTGAACTACTACACAGGGAATTACGCAGCTCATGTTCCCTCTAGCAATGGCGTCAACGTCAGTAGCAGCACCGACAATATGGCTCATCTCTCCA CTGATATCAATGGAGTGCCTATTGGTGATCCG ACTGGAGTGAGTAGTTTCTATGTGTATCCAAAGGGCCTTCGAGATCTTTTAATCTATACCAAAGAGAAATACAACAATCCGACGATCTACATAACAGAAAATG GCATGGGAGATCTTAACAGTGGTAACTTGAAAGTGGATATTGAAGATCCACAGAGAATAGATTTCTATAATCGCCATCTTCGAGCTGTTAGAGAGGCTATCGA ATATGGTGTGAATATCAAAGGGTACTTTGCATGGTCTTTTCTGGATAATTTCGAGTGGAATTCTGGCTACACCCTTCGCTTCGGGCTTTGCCATGTTGAttaccaaaatggattgaaaAGAACCCTAAAAAGTTCGGCTCTTTGGCTCAAGAATTGCCTTCAAAATACCAAATTACACCCATCATTTTATTACAAATTATTGAGTAAAAAAGTCCTTCAAGCACGATTTAGGACGACGACTCACATTTTTGATATGTAG